One genomic window of Medicago truncatula cultivar Jemalong A17 chromosome 1, MtrunA17r5.0-ANR, whole genome shotgun sequence includes the following:
- the LOC25483597 gene encoding IQ domain-containing protein IQM6, whose amino-acid sequence MMLEGSVSINGRELETMLAFKSPTEDVENDLFGKPVSRKSRENYDDLSGSFSNLSEKGLYSPALREPLHHRDLAALRLQKVYKSFRTRRQLADCAVLAEQRWWRALDFAELKRSSISFFDIEKPETAVSRWSRARRRAAKVGKGLSKDRKARKLALQHWLEAIDPRHRYGHNLQFYYVQWLHCDSNQPFFYWLDIGEGREFCSERCSRLKLQQQCIKYLGPEERTDFEVVIENGRLFYKNGGSPVESKGDAKWIFVLSTSKTLYVGQKNKGTFQHSSFLAGGATLSAGRLVADDGVLKAVWPHSGHYLPTEENFQEFMKFLREHNVDLTNVKVKHDIVAYSKNSIEDDETIKMNTEHHVRRKSLEAMLHLNIETESSSSTLAEELPEDRNEDSTADSNPDLPSRLSKRLGSKISRLEIPERGSIFGQVLAVHRPISKFYCPETDSDSESEGGYETAEESFIEEEDFMFSKSNLFVEDQDNEEEKSIPKEMIMKRIDSHKGMKSYQLAYHLSTKWTTGAGPRIGCMRDYPAELQFFILEQQNLSPRSRTTAPSPRIPPLSRFNPRVASSPIPSADEAPTI is encoded by the exons ATGATGCTTGAAGGATCGGTTAGCATTAATGGCCGGGAGTTGGAGACGATGCTTGCTTTTAAATCTCCCACAGAAGATGTAGAAAATGACTTATTTGGTAAACCAGTAAGCAGAAAGAGTAGAGAAAATTACGATGATTTGTCAGGATCATTTAGTAACTTGTCTGAGAAGGGCTTGTATTCCCCAGCATTGCGAGAGCCTCTGCACCATAGAGACCTAGCTGCACTTAGATTGCAGAAAGTTTACAAAAGTTTTCGAACAAGAAGACAACTTGCAGATTGTGCAGTTCTTGCAGAACAAAGATG GTGGAGGGCTTTGGATTTTGCTGAACTAAAGCGCAGTTCTATATCATTTTTTGACATTGAAAAACCTGAGACTGCCGTTTCACGTTGGTCAAGGGCAAGAAGGAGAGCTGCCAAG GTGGGAAAAGGTTTATCTAAGGATAGGAAGGCTCGTAAACTTGCTTTGCAGCACTGGCTAGAGGCA ATTGACCCTCGACATCGCTATGGCCACAACCTTCAATTTTATTATGTCCAGTGGCTACATTGTGACAGTAATCAACCTTTCTTCTATTG GCTTGATATTGGGGAAGGCAGGGAATTCTGTTCCGAGAGATGTTCTAGATTAAAGCTTCAGCAGCAATGCATCAAGTATTTGGGTCCA GAGGAAAGAACGGACTTTGAAGTAGTTATTGAGAATGGGAGGCTGTTCTACAAAAACGGAGGGAGTCCCGTTGAAAGTAAAGGAGATGCTAAGTGGATTTTTGTACTTAGCACATCCAAGACATTGTATGTTGGGCAGAAGAACAAGGGCACATTTCAACATTCAAGCTTCCTAGCTGGTGGAGCCACATTATCTGCTGGCAGATTAGTGGCTGATGATGGTGTTCTTAAG GCGGTTTGGCCTCACAGTGGACATTATCTCCCAACTGAAGAAAATTTCCAAGAATTCATGAAATTTCTTAGGGAGCATAATGTGGACCTTACAAATGTAAAGGTAAAACATGACATTGTTGCATATAGT AAAAACTcaattgaagatgatgaaacaATCAAAATGAACACGGAACATCATGTAAGAAGAAAATCTTTAGAGGCCATGCTGCATCTAAACATCGAAACCGAAAGTTCGAGCAGCACATTAGCCGAAGAGTTACCAGAGGATAGAAATGAGGATTCTACTGCTGATTCAAACCCTGATCTACCGTCTAGATTGTCAAAACGACTTGGATCGAAAATATCAAGACTCGAAATACCAGAAAGAGGCAGCATTTTCGGTCAAGTATTAGCAGTACATCGTCCAATTAGCAAATTCTATTGTCCAGAAACAGACTCGgattcagaatcagaaggtggTTATGAGACAGCAGAAGAATCAtttattgaagaagaagattttatgttttcaaaatcaaatttgtttgtTGAAGATCAAgacaatgaagaagaaaagtCTATTCCAAAAGAAATGATAATGAAGAGAATAGATTCACATAAAGGAATGAAATCATATCAATTGGCATATCATTTATCTACCAAATGGACAACAGGTGCTGGTCCTAGGATTGGTTGCATGAGAGACTATCCAGCAGAGCTTCAGTTTTTCATCCTTGAGCAACAAAATTTGTCTCCGAGGTCAAGAACAACAGCTCCATCGCCTCGGATACCGCCGTTGTCTCGATTCAATCCACGTGTTGCTTCTTCTCCAATTCCTTCGGCAGATGAAGCACCAACTATTTAA
- the LOC25483595 gene encoding F-box/kelch-repeat protein At3g23880, with protein sequence MVETIANKRQRLLPAPVTHIPFDLVVEILCRLPVKFLLQFRCVCKSWNSLISKDQKFFKKHLLLSTKRKHLVTSSLHSSRKELSVMSYSIDSIFTSETATQLDYSPINTDCMDRLIASCDGLICFAIDTHLAVTWNPSIRKLKKLPTLELPPKKFGFTRYAFGYDPFIHNYKVVSVFCYDFKYDGIDTKYDCKTQVKVHILGTHSWRRIKDFPALFPHYRPGIIVNGTVNWFAYSNVVSRGNFSSVIVSLDLEKECYQEIQQPNYGIIDKLTLGMMRDCLCVFANSYSFIDVWLMKEYGNKESWVKFIHVPYFGGFRITKILYVFEDDGHMLLAFMQNGKRGMAAYNSKNDTIKKFKMQDWSSVESTVYVESLISP encoded by the coding sequence ATGGTGGAAACGATCGCAAACAAGAGGCAGCGGCTTCTCCCTGCACCGGTGACTCATATTCCGTTTGATCTCGTGGTTGAAATCCTGTGCAGACTCCCTGTCAAGTTCCTCCTACAATTCCGCTGCGTCTGCAAGTCATGGAATTCTCTAATCTCGAAGGATCAGAAATTCTTCAAGAAACACCTTCTCTTATCAACCAAACGCAAACACCTCGTCACAAGCTCATTGCACTCGTCAAGAAAAGAGTTATCTGTAATGTCTTACTCAATTGACTCTATTTTCACATCTGAAACTGCCACACAACTCGATTACTCTCCCATTAATACAGATTGTATGGATCGACTCATTGCTTCTTGCGACGGTCTCATTTGTTTTGCAATTGATACTCATCTTGCCGTTACTTGGAACCCTTCcattagaaaattaaagaaattaccCACTTTAGAACTACCTCCCAAAAAATTTGGTTTCACTAGATATGCTTTTGGCTATGATCCTTTCATTCATAATTACAAGGTTGTTTCTGTTTTTTGCTATGATTTTAAATATGATGGAATTGACACAAAATATGATTGCAAAACTCAAGTGAAAGTTCACATTTTGGGCACACATTCATGGAGAAGGATTAAGGATTTCCCCGCTTTGTTCCCTCATTATCGACCGGGAATAATCGTCAACGGCACAGTTAATTGGTTCGCTTATTCTAATGTTGTGTCTCGAGGTAATTTCTCGAGTGTCATTGTTTCACTTGATTTAGAAAAAGAGTGTTACCAAGAGATTCAACAACCTAACTATGGAATTATAGATAAGTTGACCTTGGGTATGATGAGGGATTGCCTGTGCGTATTTGCTAATTCTTACTCTTTTATTGATGTTTGGCTTATGAAGGAATATGGAAATAAAGAGTCTTGGGTTAAATTTATTCATGTTCCTTACTTTGGTGGTTTCCGTATTACCAAGATATTATATGTTTTTGAGGACGATGGCCATATGCTGCTCGCCTTTATGCAGAATGGTAAACGGGGGATGGCTGCTTACAATTCCAAAAATGATACTATAAAGAAATTCAAGATGCAAGACTGGAGTTCTGTAGAATCCACTGTCTATGTTGAAAGTTTGATATCTCCTTGA
- the LOC112418581 gene encoding uncharacterized protein, which yields MYIIELKVQQNLTNMINNYRKTKRKQLNNHYERSFLNKISFQDMICNLQLDSPIVDSLSIPSHLHSVLNMKVADFILDGNRNIPRYLIQKKESLARQILTVTLPTEDTSEKLNWRGSSDGELTCQITYSALRVSGPALRWCKLAWNSFVPPTRSFVFWRLAHNRLPTDENLRKRGCNIVSVCWFCRHHEEISNHIFFSCLETQKIWKWLCAGTHQTLDCSDWLPLISSCVGNWSKAVQQVLIAAVLHTVWKI from the coding sequence ATGTATATCATAGAACTCAAAGTTCAACAGAATTTGACAAACATGATTAATAACTacagaaaaacaaaaaggaaacaGTTGAACAATCATTATGAACGAAGCTTCCTCAATAAGATTTCCTTTCAAGATATGATTTGCAATCTGCAGTTGGATTCACCTATTGTGGACTCTCTGAGTATCCCTTCTCATCTGCATTCTGTCCTAAACATGAAGGTAGCCGATTTCATCTTGGACGGGAACCGGAACATTCCTCGTTATCTAATTCAAAAGAAGGAAAGTCTAGCTAGGCAGATTCTCACTGTGACTCTCCCTACAGAAGACACGTCTGAAAAGTTGAATTGGAGGGGTTCTAGTGATGGAGAGCTGACTTGTCAAATAACTTACAGCGCTCTGCGTGTTTCTGGACCAGCTTTACGGTGGTGCAAGCTAGCTTGGAACTCTTTTGTCCCTCCCACTAGGTCCTTTGTTTTCTGGAGGTTAGCGCATAACAGGTTACCCACGGATGAAAACCTTCGTAAACGCGGTTGTAATATTGTCTCTGTGTGCTGGTTTTGTCGTCACCATGAAGAAATctcaaatcatatatttttcagCTGTCTggaaacacaaaaaatatggaAGTGGCTGTGTGCAGGGACTCATCAGACCCTTGACTGTTCAGACTGGCTTCCGTTAATCTCTAGCTGTGTTGGTAATTGGAGCAAAGCGGTGCAGCAAGTCTTAATAGCAGCAGTTCTGCACACAGTTTGGAAGATTTGA